CCTCCTTTCGGAAAGAAGTTCTACTTGCATGCTTTACGAGCCGATCACCTTTTTATTTACGATGTGTTCGACTTGCACTTGAGAGAatcaaatcaacttttggctaaGATTCGACACGTTGGCCTTTAATTTCTATCGAAGTATATGGAAACACATTTCTAAAGCAAATAAGATATAATATGCTTTTGAAGCATTTTCAAATAAGTCTTCGCAACTTTCATTATCAGCACAATTGATTGGAGCGTCGGGAAATTTCCAATCACAGCTTTCATGATTAACACTACGGACAAATTATTTCGACTTAGCGTTCCCTACAAAGTAAGGATGTGCAAAGGAATCAGGAACCGTCGGCCCGGAGCCGACGGTACCCATGAGATTAGTTCAGTTTTCAATTCTAATTTCTTGGAATTGATGAGTACTGGTCTGGTTTCTACCCCTCCATCCGGACCatatccacacacacacacacatgaaagtgagagtgagagtgaaaatggaaataaaaattatagTTCACTTTTAGTGAAAGTGAGTCTTTCTCGCCTGCTTTTTGACCTTTACTCTACGGTCCTACTCTCATCTCgcggttctcaaaataaaacaCACATCAAGGTGCTGCCATTTATCCTACAATCTTTCTCGCTACCTCATGGATGACTCCGTCAAGATCAATGTCCCCTACTTAGATGCTAATGTTCTCGATGTGAGCCTCTATATGTTTCTCTCCCCTACCACTTATCCACAAATGCATCTCTTAGAACATCCATTAACAACAATTGAGCATTGATGCATATATTCAATTTTGGTTGACTCAATTTGATATTCGAAGCAAAATCATGCTTATCACTTGAGACTATGACGACAGAGTTCAACTGAAACAAATGATTCTTCAAAGTCTATTTGGCTTTCAGCCAAATGATAAGCAAGCTATAGAACCAAATGTTCAAATGAGAGCATTCATCCTCAAATCATAATGTCATTTTGTGTTTGATAAGCAAGGCCCTCATGCAGATTTCTTTATCATTCCTATCTCGTTCCCTTGCAAAGAAGTACCCAAATAGAAATTAGGTTCACCATGATATTAACTGATGAATGCAATTTTGCAGGGATTGGGAATCGGTTTTTGGGCGGATCAATGGAATCAACAAGCGgtttctaatttcaatttttcgaaaCCGGTCTTTAGTGGGCGATTCTCTATTTTACAATGAAAACCGCCCACCCATCCACCCATATCATGCTCACCCCTGCTacaaagacaaaaaatgaaaaaaaggaagatgcaACACCATCTCGAGAATTTGCTGCGTCCATAAAAAGACCGCCAATACCCAATTGGTGGGCCGACCCGGAAGGAAAATGCAACCcgacaatgattttttttagattactACAAATAAATACGTGATTTGAATTCATGTACGAAACGATCCATTGACCCAAAACGTCCGTCGCGATCCAAGCCCGACGCCCACTAAAGACATGCAAATGATTGGCCAATGATTCACGCTGCGATGGCCACGTTACCATCATCCGCCATGACCGCCGTCGCCACTCCTCCTCCCGCCACCGTGGCCTTCACGACGCCCCAAAGCTACGCGCAGAGACTCTCCCACCTCCTCGCTCTCAAAGGCCACACTCCCCTCTGGTGCCCCACCCTCTCCGTGGGTCCAACCCGGCAGACAATGTCCTTCCTCACGTCCCACCTCCAGCCGCCGGCGCTCGAGCCCTTCTCCGCCATCGCCTTCACCTCTCGCGCCGGCATCGCCGCCTTCTCCGCCGCGGTCGCCGACATCCAGGGCTCGCTCTTGTCCGCCCGCGGCTGCGATACCTTCATCGTCGCGGCCCTCGGCAAGGACTCCGAGCTCCTGGACGCCGACTTCCTATCCCGGATTTGCCCCAATTCGAGACGGATCGAGACCCTAATCCCCAAAGTTGCGAGCCCTCGGGGGCTCGTGGACTCGCTCGGGCGAGGCGACCAGAGGAGAATCCTCTGCCCGGTCCCCCTGGTGGTCGGGATCGAGGAGCCGCCAGTGGTTCCGGAGTTCATCAGCGAACTGGAGGCGAAAGGCTGGGCGGCGGTCAGGGTCGGCGCGTACGAGACGCGGTGGCTGGGCGAGGATTGCGCGGAGCCTATCGTGAGCAGAGAGGAGGGCGAGGGATTGGATGCGATTGTTTTTACCAGTAGCGGAGAAGTGGAAGGCCTTCTGAAGAGCTTGAAGGCGGGTTTTGGGTGGGAGTGGGAGGACGTGAGGAGGAGGTGGCCGGAGTTGGTGGTGGCGGCACATGGGCCGGTGACGGCGGCGGGAGCGGAGAGGCTTGGGGTCCGGGTCGACGTGGTGGGCCACAAGTTTGAGAGCTTCGGGGGTGTTGTGGAGGCTCTTAGCCTGAAACTCCAGAGTGCAAAAGAACAACCTTGAATTTGAGCTGAGCAACTTTGTGATTTGTGCGGATTCAAATTTGGCCCAAGAAGAAATCACGAACATGTTAAGCAAGATCATTCCTGTTCTCTCTCGTTTTCCTTCCACTCATAGAATGAAATCgccaagaaaggaaaagaaactagcCATGGACTGAtaaatcagacaaaaaaaatgcatgacGATGATGAACGTCCGAGTCCATAATCAACCAACAATACTGCCCAAAACAGACAAAAGAGTAAAGTGTTTCTCATTCTGCTTCTTGAAACTGAATCATGTCCTTGGACTCGAGGCCAAACATTTCCAGAAAGGGTGTTTGTTTTTGATTTCCCATCTACCTCAGTGGTGGAAACTTTGGTGTAAACAACATATCCTGCTTTTTTTGTGAAGGTGTCCGTGcatatcttcttctcttttagCAAAGTCAGATCTCAAGGAGCTTTGATGATTTTGCTGGATGTAACATGATCCACTCTTTCGGCTTTTCGCCTTCTCTGCTCAGTTACACAGATTTGTTCGGGTTTCGGGTTTCATGTCATCTGTTGCAAAAGACCAAGTTTGGTAGATATTTCATTTGCTTAATGCAGAGTACGGAAATAAGTATGACACTCATGCTATTCTCTAGGAGTACACCAGAATATAGTTTGGGGGCTTTTAGAACAGCAAGCACTTACTATGCTGAAAATAAGAAGCAATCAAGTATTCTATATTAGCTATTTGACAAAACACTCAAGACTTTTATGCTGACTTGGTATTACTCATATGCAGGTGTCATTTTCTTGGTGGCTTCAACTCCGACAGGAGCTTCAGTGCATCGCCGATGGACGGTCGGTCAGATGCCCTGCTTTGTATGCAGAGCAGAGCGACTTCAAGCACCAGTTTTATCTCCTCTTGCAATGAGCGATCTGTACTGACCTCGTTCTCTGCGAGGATTTCCCTAGCAAGAACATCCCTTGGCTTGCTCCGTATGCTTCCTGCCGCGTTTGCCGACCTTCCATTCGTCAAAACTTCCAGAACGATCTCCCCAAAGTTGTAAACATCCATTTGGAGCTGCTCCCGTGTGGCATTGTTATCTGTCATCAAACAAGGACAGAGAAAAGAATCAATTTGATGCAGGGTCGAGATAATGACAAGAAAATGATCCAAGATAGTTCTGCAGACGGTATCCACCCGCTGTTAGTTTGATTCAGCTGTCCATTATGCATCTGATTGTGCATTGATTAATATTATGTTTCTGATCACGAATGAATTGTTGCTCTAGATGAACTAAAAGCTTCTGCTTCCGCAAGTCATCATCATATGATGAAACTATCTGTACTGAAACTTTGGTCCTTGGGGCATGATGGCATTCTCTAAGATATGGCCAATTCTAAATTTCTGTAGATGGCTTATTCCGTTCATTTAACACCCAGAAATCAACTTTGTCAAACGTGAGTATTCTATAACATTAACATCGAATAATGTACTGTGTGAGGATAATGTTTAGCTCAATTTACCTGCTTCCTGATTAGAAACTGTTCCGCCCGCAGAACCTTTGTTCATCCAGACCAGATAAGTGAGTCCAAACTCAGTCAAACGCGGTTCCATATTCTCATCAAACACCACATTACTAGACTTCAGGTCTCCATGGGGCATAGCAGGA
This genomic interval from Rhodamnia argentea isolate NSW1041297 chromosome 4, ASM2092103v1, whole genome shotgun sequence contains the following:
- the LOC115752575 gene encoding uncharacterized protein LOC115752575; its protein translation is MIHAAMATLPSSAMTAVATPPPATVAFTTPQSYAQRLSHLLALKGHTPLWCPTLSVGPTRQTMSFLTSHLQPPALEPFSAIAFTSRAGIAAFSAAVADIQGSLLSARGCDTFIVAALGKDSELLDADFLSRICPNSRRIETLIPKVASPRGLVDSLGRGDQRRILCPVPLVVGIEEPPVVPEFISELEAKGWAAVRVGAYETRWLGEDCAEPIVSREEGEGLDAIVFTSSGEVEGLLKSLKAGFGWEWEDVRRRWPELVVAAHGPVTAAGAERLGVRVDVVGHKFESFGGVVEALSLKLQSAKEQP